Genomic DNA from Prunus persica cultivar Lovell chromosome G1, Prunus_persica_NCBIv2, whole genome shotgun sequence:
TTCCAACAACAAAGTCCACGTATACGCAGAAACCAATTAAAGCAACTGAAACCCACATGATCAAAACTAAcgaaaagcaaaaggaaacgTACATATCAGCTGATTCTTGCACCTCCTCAGCTGCAGGAAAGAAGACATCTTTTTTCCAAAGATCAAAACTGCTTGCCACCATCATCTTGACCAACACCGAAAACCcacaatcaatcaaaagcaACCAAACCCAATTCCAGTCCAACCAAAGctctaaaaataattttccgGTACAAAgcttccaaaaaatttcaaataaaacgTATTTCTTCCTGGGGTAGGTGGGTTTCTGTTTTCGGTTGTCTCCTCTcgtctcttctcttctttgcTTCTCCGAAGCaaagaaggaagagaaaggaagaagagagagggcTAACTCAGACAGAGATAGAGAAGGAGACGTAAAAGCAAATCctattctctctctattttctcacTACATTCTTTCCCTTTGTATCTGTGTgtgtttcttctttcttttttccttttttttaacaattaaaaatattaaataagttTTATGAGATAAAGCCGTGATCAGGTGCGGCACCCTATAAAACATATGAAGTGAGGAGCCACTGAGGTTTCGGCACGTTGACAGATTGGAGTTAGGTCAACGACTAGGAAGTGTCTATTCGTTAACATAAGAAGAAGTTGTTTTTATTGGACTCAGAGGAGAAAGGTTGGGAAGAGAGTAAAAGATGGCGTCGGCGGTTGGGACAAATGAGAAAAGAAGGGGTGGTGGGCTGCCCACTTGGCTACAGCcaatgtatgttttcttattGGGATGGGACCTTTTGCCAGCTTAgacatcaacaacaaaatggGTAATGAGTCACATTGTGCCACGTCATCCATGTCAATTATGTCATCAACATTTGGAGgaatgttttgattttttttttatagcctTTTACTCCTTTGAAAAACACTACCGTAAGCGATTAAGAGCAGTTAATCATGCATTTGAGACCCTAGCTTTGAATCTCTGAAAGAGATATGTTTAACACAATCCATGAAATTAATATCATTTACATGAGTTGTTTTGTTCATTACTGATCTCTCCGTTGAAGTTCCTACAAGTGATCACCTCCACAGTTGGATTGTAATTAGTGCTGAGTTGAACCATAACCTTTTCGCTATATCCAAAAGCCCAAGTTCGTCTCACtcctattatttttgttttgttaacattcttttggttaaaaattccaacaagaGACGAAATCAAGTGTTGTTTTACcctatacaaaaaaaaaaaaaaaaagaggttaGAATTATATAATGAGGGccttccttttttcctttttctttttataatgaGGGCCTCCTTCTTAAAAGTCAAATAGAACAACTACAAAATAAGTATTTATAATATTCGCTTTTGAAATATCTTTCAATCAAGTGAAGAAAAAATCAGTTGATTAATAGCTTATTTGAAAGTAATTTTGGATAAGGCAATAATTAATTCTATAGAGAATCACTTCAAGTGATTTTAAGGAGAAGCACGTGGGAGGTGCTTCTCCCCATAAGTGATTTTGGCATTCCTAGAATCACTATCAAACGGGCCCAAAGATGATGGCTAGAAAAATCATCATGATGTAATGAATTGATCATTGGGAAGGAAACACGTAAACATCATAATCATATCCTTCTTATTCAACTCACAAATCACAACCTCCTTAACCACCACTTTAACTACCATTTCCTTCaaacttctcttttcttttgttttgacaaaaaatctgccttaattatatttataattaatactagcctctctgcacgcgcttccgcgcatgcgagaggttttgttttataaaaaatttaaatttattttagaattaaaaaagataatggatatttgtgttctataaaaataggatccattatctgaattttcttttaattttaatttttttaatacgaaaaattatgaatttaccatattatccttatttaattaataatttcaattcttaatgtttgcattaaccaaggacattttctggtattttaaatgtttcaccattctctgtcttttgctttatatatatagattacgTAGTAACAAAACTAACGTTAATGCAAAACGAGTTGCATGTGGAATATAATCTTGAATGGCTTGAGTGGGCCCTTCTGTTGGCACAAGCGAATTAGTCATAATATGAAGGAATATTTGAACACGTCccatttatatttaaaagaaaaaaaaaaaagcctcaaGTTCGATCCCCTTTTCTCAATTAATCGAAATTAAGTCCCTCAAATTTGTGGAGGCTAATAAGAGCCATTTAACTCATTGCATCGTATACATAATTTGGTGGGTGACTATGAGCATATCAGAACTTGGGGGATTCtacaatacaaaaaaaaattatatcccTTTAGGCCTCGTTTGATTAACAGAATGAATTTGAGGGAAAATCATTCCCCATGTAGTAAAATAAGGGATTCTTAGAGAGCCTTTacgaaaattaattaaattaaaatttgtgtATATTAcgaaaatatataattctttggctacaatcaatcaaaaccttataaaaaaacaaagttgtAAATTAATGGAAGGCTCTGAGTCAAACGTTGGCATCCTTATCTCATTCCAAAAAGTATACTTTTGCCCTCCTACAATAATCTAAAATTGACAAGAATACACTGACCACATAAAAAAGGCAATGTCCAtgcctttgttttctttcatttttggcCCTTAATGATTCTTCTTCTCAACCCCCACCTCCTCCCcaccagaaagaaaaatcacaaaatatagatttagttgaggtagggATATTATACAAAAAACAGCACAATGACAAGCATAATTGCTTTACCAAAGTAATATTCTATGCTCAAGCAGCTCATGTCATACAATGAGGACAAACAAAATTCTGTCAATTTGTCAGCTCATATTGACAGATCATTAACCTTGTGGCCTAAATTTGATCACTAGTTTGGTTTGGTATATTCTCTACTAAAACAGAATTGTGCCCTATCAAAGTTGTACACTAAAAAGCTTTCTTATTTGTAAACTTCAATCTGCTTTGAGACAGGAGTGTCCTCAGCCAGGCATTTAGACAATTCATCTTTCACCAGTTTCAGGCCACAATAACATGAAGTTAAAACTGAAGAGACAATACTTCTTTGTATATCTTTGAACTTGATTGCCAGCTTTACATCCCAATTAGTGTTTTTTCtgcaacaaccaaaaaaaagatacaCATTCTCATTTCAACAAAGGAAAGTTTCGGCTGCTTCAATCAATCACAGATTCACAGATTATGTGATAAAGTGTTAGGAGACTTTACCTGTCATCAAGGTCTGCATCACCAAGATTATCCATCATGTCATCACAGATGGCGCGAAGATCTTcaagaatttcaatttcattcttcaaattttccgGCAGCTGTGAAATAAAGAATTGGAAGTTCATATATGAGAATATTGAATCGACATAAAAACCGAATCAAGAAAGAAATTTCAAACTAAAGCTAAACAATATTGGAAAGAAAATGCAAATctgacaaatatttttttgttcttaacaCACAAGAGTAATGTGAAAGTAATAATAGCAATTCATTAGAATAGATCATACACAATAATAAATGCCATTTCCTAATGAAAAAGAttcaaaagaagatgaagatgatgtcAACCACTATAACATAAATGAGCATAGAAAATTACTAGGTCCTTAGTATGCGGCATGGGGCTCCGAGCTCTCCTTAGGCAGTCCAAGAATGGGGAAGGCAGGCCGTAATAGAAAATATTGCAGTTATGTGATAACCAAGTAGCCCGCACCATGTGAGTGGTCCAGTTTGATATGGAGCTGCCTTCAGTAAAATCATCTTGGGCAGCATCAATATCTGCTTGGGAATGTTACTAGTTAATATTTGAGAGCACAAGTCCTCGACAATTTTCCAACAACAATACAATGGCATGTTGAAGATATATCAGGACTATGTCACGTTTGGTACTGCTTGATCAATTGTAAAAAATATCCATGAGTGAGATAGAGCAATAAAACTCACCTAGAGGAATGACATCGTATAGGTTGTCACCTTGAGGTACAAAGCCATAGAAGGTAATTAGATGAGAACTAGAGAAGTTTCCATAACTAAGACAGCATTCTTGCCCTGCATTGCATGGTCTTGATAGACGGAATTTCAAGGTATTTGTTGCAGAATCTACTCTGCCATAGTGCACTACATGGGGGTCTAGCTGTGATAAGGAATAAAGCAAAAACATGACCACGGGATATCACATTGATATGAACAActaaagtgtttttttttcaatgacatGAACCATTACAAACACTTCTTAATTAAACCCAAAACTGACTGTCCAGAAAGTAGATAACACAAGGTCATTCTTGTCCTTGTAACCTCTTAGTTTCTACAATATAAAGAAACTGTTTTGGAATCTGGCAACCAATTCACAAAAGTACACTCAGAAGATGGTTATGATAAGTTGTTGGAAGAAATTCTCAgtatattttaaacttttagtTTATCTCAACAATCAGGACATAAAATGTTGGGGCATAAAGAAAGGGTGACATACCGAATGGTTCAAGAAGCCAGCAATGGGAATCAAGCATGTCCTCAGCTTTCCATCAGGGAACTTGATTTTCATGCTATTTGAGTACCACAGTTCACATGCCCACAAGAATAGTTCCCATGTGTAAAGCTCTGGTGGAAAGATATCAGGATGATCTTCGCACAGTCCAGGGAAGAGATCATCATATTGAGCACGCAAATGCTGTGACAAGAAAAGGACTTAGAtgcttaatttttaattactgGTAAGCTTTTCCTTTAAAtaaagtttatatatatatataggtatgAGAAAGTTCTATGATGAAATCCTAtcagaaactttaaaaaaagggaagaaacgGGATGCAAATACGACATTCCATTCTTAGTTTATACGAAAGTGAGAGATCAAATATTTCAATGGCAATTGGAAAGGTATTCGCTGGAGGCTCCATAATTGATTTGGGCATCTCCATGTTCTTCCTGTATTTACTAACTCATTCGGGTTGGGTCAGACCTTGTTCTCATAGTAGATTTGTTATTGGGCAGCATTCTCTATTAAAGATAACTTGAAAAGGCAACATATAGAATAACTCAAGACCAGGTACAAATAACCAAATTCTACTTTTATAAATGGGAAAGACAGCAAACAAGCAACACTATTAGACAAGAATGTGAACTTCAATATTCCCCAAGATGCAAACAATCTTAGAGAAGAAGAGTAGAGTAGGAGTGTGATCACTGCAGAGTGTAGGACCTTTGAGGGAACTCAGATAGATTATGAAGAAGGACTACTAAAACTGTATGCTAAATCAGGTGATTTTTGTTGGACAGAACTGAATGGAGCACCTATAATTCCTCACCCTGAGCTTGCCTTGGCACTTGGTAATGTAATCTCTTCCCTATTTCTCCCTCAAGCCTACTTAGGAATGCCTAAACCCATTCTTATAGGGGCAGGATGACACAAACCAAATTGCCACCTCTGTATGGATGAATCATCTAACAATGTTGATATTCTCTTTATAACTGAAAGAAAGAGAGCATAAATgccaaacaaattaatttaataagaCTATTGGAAAGGCTAATAACCTCTTTGGCTGCCGTAATCTCATCCAACAGCAAGGTTCCATCCAAAACCATCATCGCATCAATTCCAAAACTCAACCCTGCAACATATTGAGGAAGGAAtattaagaaagaaaggaagagataaattaaaacaaataaatcagTGTAATCATATCAAATTTGACAAATCCATTCCAAATACACAtgcttattttatataatctaACACGAAATAACTTCATCCACTTCTTGATTTCTGCAAATAACTTCATCCCTCCCACCAAATTTTCCAATGTATACTTATCATGGTTGTTTTAAACCCATAGCAGGGAAAAGTCGGTTACACATTAGTTGCTTTGGACTTGACGTTATTAACGTTCTAGGTACCATTATTTCCTACTTCCTAAGACGTGTTCAAACTTCCAAGAAACCAACACTGTTCCCTATACACCTTTATAGCAAGTCCATCTTAGTTCATAGTTTTTAAGATGCAAATGTGAGAATGAGAATTTTGGAGTTTTATGAAACACTATCCATAAACGTACAATCATTCTTTGTAGCGTCCTTTTTTTCATCATCTACAAAAAATGTTTAGTAATAACCCATGGCAAAAGGAATGATTGTCACCTTAGCGTAGTGTAACTAACTTGCAGACAGCAAAGAGTATATTTTACAATTGGCAGCAACAACAGGAGAAGAAGTACGTCTTCACATTTAAATTAGCAGAAAAAAACTGACATATAACAAAGCACAACCATAAACTTCCCTGGGGTGGGTCTAGAGGAAGTTTGATATCCCTAGATGTTTCTTGTACTTGATAAAATCATTTGCCTAATTCTTCCAGCATATCTAAATAGTTTTACTCCCCATGAAGAAAAACTATAACAAAAGTGAACACAGAGAAAATCATAGTATGTATTGAGATAAAGTAAAACAATACCAATTATTCAACTTgcatttattaaaaattaaaaattaaaatcttgCACAAAAATTAGATGCGAGTTACTATCTTGCCTCACACTTAAATTTCTGAaagtattaaataaaaaaggtcaTTAATATAATACTTTCTCATTCGCGTaggtaattatttttttgagttacatataattttatctgaattttgtttttgtatctTGATTTTATCATTACCTGATATACTAAACCTTGAGCAGCTTAAAAATAAACTTTACACAAATGTATAAATTCTATATTTGACTTACATCAAACTATTACTATCTACCAAAGAAAGATTAAattcttaaaaaagaaaactaaaatccAAAATGTAATTTCACATAAAATGAACTTTGCAGttgcacaaaattaaaatagaaatttcATTGGCAAAGCATGTACCAGTATGAAATTCTTCTGGCAGTGTGTCAAAGTAGATCTTGAATTGTGAATCACCATTATGCCTCTCCTTCATGCtccacaacaacaacatcGTCTCAGAGGAAATGCCTTCAAACTTCTCTAATGCATGATACTGcagtaaaggaaaaaaaagtaatatattGGGCCACTTTTCTTGTTCACAGACTATGCATTTAATAATCCACGCAATATTTATTTGAGCCAACAGACTATATGCATATGAAAGATACAGACCTAAAACCTACTTTAGCTGTTGGTCCATGCTTATACCACCTcagaaagaacaagaaaaaaagcacAGATGCATCACTAACGGAGAGATCCAACATGATTATACATCAAGACATAGTGGAGAGAAGTTTATTTATGATTACATCATGTGGAACACACTGGAATAAAGTCCGGTTTTTGCTTGTGGTTCAATTGGTAACTCCATGTAGCTAGGTAAATTACCATTGACGTTTAGTAGAATGACACCTCAAACTCCACATATAGCAGATAAACAGATGTTCATAACAATTGATAATCATTCATCAATCGTTTCTACATCCAACTTGTGAacatgaagaaggaaaagtTCATGAAATTCTTTCACTTTCATCTTGGAGCAACTCAGCCCCCTGCTAGATATGGAGTCTATGTTGTTTCACTTTGATTTTCTGTTTCTGCACATATATTTTTAGAAACTTCTTGACTAAACACAGAGGTAATACTTATAGGAAAGTTAAAAGTATTGAAAAGGGTTTTCACGTGATAAACATACCATATCAGCTTGCACAAGCTCCTCAACAATTATTAAAGATGTCGGGATCTCCAAAGCAGTATCTCCAACTTTCAGATCCTCTGTAGCTATGGCTCCTCTGCCAGCCCCTTCGACATCTATTATGATGAATGAAGCACAAAAGACATGATATAGTACACACTACACACTAGTTTCCTTCTATTGTACATGGTTaggtttcttcttttcttttctcaggAAACCCCATCAAAAGAGGGAAAGAATAAACAAGTTACAACAGCAGTAATCATAGCAGTGAAGAGATAAGACTTACAAGCTATCTCCAACCTTGTCTTGACACCATTGTTTTCACCCCATTGtaacaattttatttctttatcaGAGTTGTAGCCTTCTACAATTGTAGTCTCCAAAATGTTCTTGTTCCCAGACTGACTCATCATATCAACAATAGCATCGCGGAATTCTTGCAGGACATTCTTTTGCATTAGACAAGCACTAGATAGTGAGCTTTCAACAAGCTGAAGGATTGAATTGAGAGCCTCTAGCTCATTTCTGGGGCCATACATATCCATTGGTTCATCTCCAGCAAAATAAAGCTCTGTCTGCACCGATTGAACCCATTATTTCATCATTAGTCTGCTAATTATACAGTGCAATCAAGGTACTATCAGGCAACTCTAAAGCCATTTGTCTCCCCTTTTGTGCCTAAACAGTCCAAGAAGTTCTCAGAATTATGAGTTTTGAAGTATCTAAAGAGGGATTCATTACGTAGGAAAGGCCTCATTTTTCAGAATATTGTGAATTTGGCTTTGTTCTAGTTCTACAATAAATCCTTAACATGAACTTACCTCATCTGAGTTTATGATTCTTTCGATCTGAAGCATTACTTTCAAGGAGGTACTGATCCAATTAGGATCTGAAGACCTTTTAACATGTATTTCTTCCTTGGTACTAAATCCCATATCTTGTAGCAATTTCTGCCagaagatgagaagaaaaaaaaaattaaaagaatgaTAGTAGAAACAACTCAACTAATTCAGAAGAATATGCCAATcaccagaaattaattgttaTTTAAGAATAATACAATCTACa
This window encodes:
- the LOC18788909 gene encoding uncharacterized protein LOC18788909, with the translated sequence MAVNKPLSSHDAMELDKDCSIVLELSESDPLFDKKKKLLQDMGFSTKEEIHVKRSSDPNWISTSLKVMLQIERIINSDETELYFAGDEPMDMYGPRNELEALNSILQLVESSLSSACLMQKNVLQEFRDAIVDMMSQSGNKNILETTIVEGYNSDKEIKLLQWGENNGVKTRLEIAYVEGAGRGAIATEDLKVGDTALEIPTSLIIVEELVQADMYHALEKFEGISSETMLLLWSMKERHNGDSQFKIYFDTLPEEFHTGLSFGIDAMMVLDGTLLLDEITAAKEHLRAQYDDLFPGLCEDHPDIFPPELYTWELFLWACELWYSNSMKIKFPDGKLRTCLIPIAGFLNHSLDPHVVHYGRVDSATNTLKFRLSRPCNAGQECCLSYGNFSSSHLITFYGFVPQGDNLYDVIPLDIDAAQDDFTEGSSISNWTTHMVRATWLSHNCNIFYYGLPSPFLDCLRRARSPMPHTKDLLPENLKNEIEILEDLRAICDDMMDNLGDADLDDRKNTNWDVKLAIKFKDIQRSIVSSVLTSCYCGLKLVKDELSKCLAEDTPVSKQIEVYK